From the genome of Palaemon carinicauda isolate YSFRI2023 chromosome 6, ASM3689809v2, whole genome shotgun sequence, one region includes:
- the LOC137642156 gene encoding organic cation transporter protein-like codes for MGATEDGFDDLLTSIGFGPWQIIGISATLLVVAQIPIHQVGSPFLNGPMSFRCSPTPPSEELSRVPDLRKANGTYFNNKCLEVPMDFRNNIASISSNGTAHFTGLASCPYVEYDTSIFASTIYSDWHTICEQEYMRPLYQMVYNTGGLIGSTMCGHIGDKLGRKASILIGSVGHLIAVVLMLTIPSYPIVLTMRFILGVMVSVMLLPSWSLALEVSLPNQRSLVGMLMGLPYSFFTSVNAGVACYLRTWEYILAVGICPGVILIFLVLFLDESPRWLIQRGREEEAIQVLNRAVKLNKSKLSTPLDFTVRKLSQAGTSSERRTADGEETSSRSALRELFRYIRSPAMRLIIILTTPLWFIQSFLYLSVSINANNFTTTSPFLYLALTGAMDASAIILSTPLATRLGRKTMVFGGMFGGALFLLVEQFVPTDFGWAKWVFVMVGFLLIGSAFQVNFIYGPELFPTEVRTRGFGFLNLISQAGFVCTPIVTESLAKNVWWAGGVLFGIAGMLGSLTVLPLPETRNMPLAETLQDAENRMKKSEDKPISDS; via the exons ATGGGTGCTACGGAAGATGGCTTTGACGACTTGTTAACTTCGATAGGATTTGGTCCTTGGCAAATCATCGGTATTTCAGCAACACTTCTTG TCGTTGCTCAGATACCCATTCATCAGGTTGGTTCGCCTTTCTTAAATGGGCCGATGTCGTTCCGTTGCTCCCCAACACCTCCGTCAGAGGAGCTATCACGTGTCCCTGATCTACG GAAAGCAAATGGCACTTATTTCAATAACAAGTGCCTAGAAGTGCCAATGGACTTTAGGAATAACATCGCATCAATATCTTCCAATGGCACGGCTCACTTCACAGGACTGGCCTCCTGCCCTTACGTAGAGTACGACACTTCCATCTTCGCTTCTACTATTTACTCTGAC TGGCACACAATTTGTGAGCAGGAATATATGCGACCTCTGTATCAAATGGTTTACAACACTGGAGGGTTAATAGGTAGCACCATGTGTGGTCATATAGGTGACAA ACTTGGGAGGAAGGCCTCGATACTGATTGGTAGCGTCGGTCATCTGATAGCTGTGGTGCTGATGCTGACGATCCCATCCTATCCGATTGTTCTTACAATGAGGTTCATCCTTGGCGTCATGGTGTCCGTTATGCTTCTGCCTTCTTGGAGTTTAG CCTTAGAGGTGTCTTTGCCTAATCAACGTAGTCTTGTGGGGATGCTTATGGGACTTCCGTACTCATTCTTCACCTCCGTCAATGCAGGCGTTGCTTGTTACCTAAGGACCTGGGAGTACATACTTGCTGTGGGAATCTGTCCTGGAGTCATCTTGATATTTCTCGTTTT ATTTCTGGACGAGTCCCCCAGGTGGTTGATACAACGAGGCCGTGAAGAAGAGGCAATCCAGGTGCTAAATAGAGCTgtgaaattaaataaatcaaagcTGTCTACACCTCTTGACTTCACAGTCCGAAAATTATCCCAG GCAGGCACTTCATCTGAGAGACGAACCGCGGATGGTGAGGAAACATCCTCGAGATCTGCACTGCGAGAGTTGTTCAGATACATCCGGTCTCCCGCCATGAGACTGATTATCATTCTGACGACTCCTCTTTGGTTCATACAGTCCTTTCTTTACTTGAGCGTTTCCATCAATGCAAACAATTTTACCAC CACCAGCCCGTTCTTATACTTGGCGTTAACAGGAGCCATGGATGCCTCTGCCATCATACTAAGTACACCGTTGGCCACCCGTCTTGGGAGAAAGACCATGGTTTTTGGCGGGATGTTCGGCGGGGCATTGTTCCTTCTGGTGGAACAATTTGTTCCTACAG ATTTTGGCTGGGCAAAGTGGGTTTTCGTCATGGTAGGATTTCTGCTTATTGGAAGTGCTTTCCAG GTTAACTTTATCTACGGACCAGAGCTCTTCCCGACTGAAGTAAGGACAAGAGGATTTGGTTTCCTAAATCTAATAAGTCAAGCCGGTTTTGTCTGCACACCAATTGTCACAGAGTCTCTC GCCAAGAATGTTTGGTGGGCAGGAGGAGTTCTTTTCGGTATTGCCGGAATGCTTGGCAGTCTGACCGTGCTGCCTCTGCCGGAGACTCGAAACATGCCTCTCGCCGAAACGCTGCAGGACGCCGAGAACCGGATGAAAAAGTCGGAAGATAAGCCTATTAGTGATTCATAG